One genomic segment of Musa acuminata AAA Group cultivar baxijiao chromosome BXJ3-3, Cavendish_Baxijiao_AAA, whole genome shotgun sequence includes these proteins:
- the LOC135633085 gene encoding protein GAMETE EXPRESSED 3-like — translation MLLRYLLLLLIPSPATSQSWQPSEIPSTATNTERRWSSAKRLGNPLMTGDGRLLACSGMNLLCFDKNGTIAWIVPFQYTCRLDIAPVNDDRGKIYLVAEDRVLRITPPNIGRSASTVEVFFGTNSTFGSSGEIIGISISILYASVFVSVRNRGLFALLLKGELLWTAGPMLYRFGYRQGCKRNITDCYFNSIPVVDQCEGTLYVSNTEGQVYSLYIRSPHFRWIQDFSSIDKKINIIPGNNGHLYLIFPRKAVLMSLDVATGNMSWQNNVGPLSAETILPVVDSNGWLSIGSLDGYLYSFSPVGDLKKFLQKTASDSVIQATPVLDCSGFAVYVPQTVMEGKSSRVIGDYAFISALKPLSIVFTLLAPATGTVYWADNHHGEVSSFLSKSDLRYFELDDRILLTVLSAGRIGSSLPCYSAGQRIAWTCSQSNPRFVTTDAGNERAVLLFLFFQFVILLILGGTVRSCCVFWRKKKLQDHGLGRFLDKRRSLHRRRKSFDRMISELEVKAAEDATNDEALERLGEAVTAKEGVVRKLSTSYSLGRDRTGSRRGSILPLYDDGRKKSHSFHCARRESVTIFNTYSDTSSSDESRNSSSYHHESGSGGCSDEAGPSSRVAAAEGDGEGSSDAASEARTFANPMFVEDESDSVRHSRDEELTRDPMQEGVGARGMWLKRRRTLSSTN, via the exons ATGCTGCTTCGATATCTCCTTTTGCTGCTGATACCATCGCCGGCGACGTCGCAGTCATGGCAACCAAGCGAGATTCCCAGTACTGCTACCAACA CTGAAAGGCGTTGGAGCAGTGCAAAGAGGCTGGGAAACCCGCTAATGACCGGAGATGGGAGGCTTTTGGCTTGTTCAGGGATGAATCTGTTGTGCTTTGATAAGAATGGTACAATTGCGTGGATCGTCCCTTTCCAGTATACCTGCAGATTAGACATAGCCCCGGTCAATGATGACAGAGGCAAG ATCTATTTGGTTGCGGAAGATCGGGTTTTGAGAATAACACCCCCGAATATTGGTCGTTCTGCATCCACAGTCGAAGTATTCTTTGGCACGAACTCAACCTTTGGTTCATCAGGGGAAATAATTGGAATTTCGATAAGCATCTTGTATGCATCAGTATTCGTTTCTGTAAGAAATCGAGGACTGTTTGCTTTACTGCTGAAAGGAGAACTTCTGTGGACTGCTGGGCCTATGCTTTATCGGTTTGGTTACCGTCAAGGCTGTAAGAGAAACATCACAGATTGCTACTTCAATTCAATTCCTGTTGTTGATCAGTGTGAGGGGACTCTTTAT GTTTCAAATACTGAAGGACAGGTCTATTCGTTGTATATCCGCAGTCCTCACTTCAGATGGATCCAAGATTTCAGCTCAATAGACAAGAAGATCAATATCATACCTGGAAATAATGGGCATTTGTATCTAATCTTCCCAAGAAAGGCTGTACTCATGTCACTTGATGTTGCTACAGGAAACATGTCGTGGCAAAACAATGTCGGTCCCTTGAGTGCAGAAACCATCTTGCCTGTTGTGGATTCTAATG GCTGGCTATCGATTGGCTCATTGGATGGATATCTGTATTCCTTCTCCCCAGTGGGGGATCTGAAGAAGTTCCTGCAAAAGACTGCATCCGATTCAGTCATTCAAGCTACTCCAGTCCTGGACTGCTCAGGATTTGCAGTTTATGTGCCTCAAACAGTCATGGAGGGGAAGTCAAGCCGTGTGATTGGTGACTATGCTTTCATCTCTGCACTAAAGCCACTAAGTATTGTGTTCACTCTACTGGCACCGGCTACAGGAACTGTTTATTGGGCTGACAACCATCATG GTGAAGTGTCATCCTTCTTGTCCAAGAGCGATCTACGCTACTTTGAATTGGATGACAGGATTCTTCTTACTGTTCTTTCTGCAGGAA GGATAGGCAGCAGTCTTCCATGCTATTCTGCAG GCCAAAGAATTGCTTGGACCTGCTCACAATCGAATCCCAGATTCGTCACCACTGATGCAG GCAATGAAAGAGCAGTCCTGCTCTTCCTGTTCTTCCAGTTTGTGATACTGCTCATCTTAGGCGGAACAGTGCGATCTTGCTGCGTCTtctggaggaagaagaagctacaaGATCATGGTCTCGGGAGATTCCTCGACAAGAGG AGGTCTCTTCACAGAAGGAGGAAATCATTCGACAGGATGATCTCAGAGCTAGAGGTGAAAGCAGCTGAAGACGCCACCAACGACGAAGCACTGGAGCGACTGGGAGAAGCGGTGACAGCGAAGGAAGGAGTGGTGAGAAAGCTATCCACTTCTTACAGCCTCGGCAGGGACAGAACAGGTTCACGTCGGGGATCCATCTTGCCATTGTATGATGACGGGAGGAAGAAGAGCCATTCTTTCCACTGTGCAAGGAGAGAGAGCGTGACGATCTTTAACACGTACAGCGACACGTCCTCTTCGGATGAAAGCAGGAACAGCAGCAGCTACCACCATGAAAGTGGCAGTGGCGGCTGCTCGGACGAAGCAGGGCCTTCGAGCAGAGTCGCTGCGGCCGAAGGAGATGGAGAGGGTTCATCGGACGCTGCTTCTGAAGCGAGAACGTTCGCAAATCCGATGTTTGTGGAAGACGAGAGTGACAGCGTTCGGCATTCGCGAGATGAGGAGCTCACGAGGGACCCAATGCAGGAAGGTGTGGGTGCGAGGGGAATGTGGTTGAAGCGGAGGAGAACACTGTCTTCAACTAATTGA